From Halobacillus sp. Marseille-Q1614, the proteins below share one genomic window:
- a CDS encoding helix-turn-helix transcriptional regulator, with product MAIIINIDVMLAKRKMSVTELSERVGITMANLSILKNGKAKAIRFSTLEAICKALECQPGDILEYKHEEDSRE from the coding sequence ATGGCGATTATAATCAATATTGATGTAATGCTGGCTAAAAGGAAAATGAGCGTGACAGAGCTTTCGGAGAGGGTCGGAATAACGATGGCTAATCTTTCTATACTGAAAAATGGAAAGGCGAAAGCGATTCGTTTTTCAACCTTAGAAGCGATTTGCAAGGCATTAGAATGCCAGCCTGGGGATATTTTGGAGTACAAACACGAGGAAGACTCTCGTGAATAA
- a CDS encoding DUF817 domain-containing protein codes for MNALKQLVHFGWEQALSCLFPVVIFASLALTQIIPLPILPRYDWLLIIFLLMQWWMVRAGLETLDELKVITLFHLIGLALEIYKVHMGSWSYPEEGYSKIFGVPLYSGFMYASVASYLCQAWRRLKVELMKWPPFWVVVPLAAAIYLNFFTHHFWVDVRWWLSGLVIIVFWPSWVKYEVKGTHYRMPLALSFVLIGFFIWIAENIATFFGAWEYPNQADAWSLVHLGKVSSWLLLVIVSFLIVATLKQVKGERSTRGSVAVKYYNG; via the coding sequence ATGAATGCACTAAAACAACTCGTTCATTTTGGCTGGGAGCAGGCCTTATCCTGTTTGTTTCCTGTCGTTATTTTTGCCTCCCTGGCGTTGACACAAATCATACCTCTTCCCATCCTGCCACGGTATGACTGGCTGCTCATCATTTTCCTTCTGATGCAGTGGTGGATGGTACGTGCGGGACTTGAAACCCTGGATGAACTGAAGGTGATTACATTGTTTCACTTGATTGGACTTGCTCTTGAGATTTACAAGGTGCATATGGGCTCCTGGTCGTATCCGGAAGAAGGATATTCAAAAATTTTCGGAGTCCCTTTATATAGTGGATTCATGTACGCAAGTGTAGCGAGTTATCTTTGCCAGGCGTGGAGGAGATTGAAGGTTGAACTGATGAAGTGGCCGCCATTTTGGGTAGTGGTGCCGCTTGCAGCCGCCATTTATCTGAACTTTTTCACCCACCATTTTTGGGTGGATGTGCGATGGTGGTTATCTGGACTTGTCATTATTGTGTTTTGGCCATCATGGGTTAAGTACGAGGTGAAAGGCACCCATTACCGTATGCCACTCGCGCTTTCTTTTGTCCTCATCGGATTTTTTATATGGATTGCTGAAAATATCGCCACCTTCTTTGGAGCCTGGGAATATCCAAACCAAGCCGATGCCTGGAGTCTTGTTCATCTAGGAAAAGTGAGTTCATGGCTCTTATTAGTGATTGTCAGCTTTCTTATAGTGGCGACGCTAAAGCAGGTTAAGGGAGAACGTTCAACCAGGGGAAGTGTGGCCGTCAAATATTATAACGGTTAA
- the bluB gene encoding 5,6-dimethylbenzimidazole synthase — protein MFSNEERDAMYKVIYNRRDIRSFLPTPIPETTIKKILNAAHHAPSVGFMQPWNFILISSGEMKEKLAWAAEKERRALAIHYEDEKETKFLSLKVEGLKEAPITICVTCDPTRGGSHVLGRNSIPETDMLSTACAIQNMWLAACAEGLAMGWVSFYKKNDVRDILEIPPHIDPIALISIGYTDDYPKKPILESANWEKRRSLENLIFENKWGKNNH, from the coding sequence ATGTTTTCTAATGAAGAAAGAGATGCGATGTACAAAGTTATTTATAATAGGAGAGATATACGAAGTTTTTTACCAACTCCTATTCCTGAAACCACCATTAAAAAAATACTAAATGCAGCTCATCATGCCCCCTCCGTAGGATTTATGCAGCCTTGGAATTTTATTTTAATTTCATCTGGCGAAATGAAAGAAAAATTAGCTTGGGCAGCAGAAAAAGAAAGGCGGGCATTGGCTATTCATTATGAAGATGAAAAAGAAACAAAATTCCTCAGTCTAAAAGTTGAAGGACTCAAGGAAGCGCCGATAACTATTTGTGTTACATGTGATCCCACACGAGGAGGTTCCCATGTATTAGGACGAAATTCCATACCTGAAACAGATATGTTATCGACAGCCTGTGCTATCCAAAATATGTGGTTAGCCGCTTGTGCTGAAGGACTTGCAATGGGATGGGTGAGCTTTTATAAAAAGAATGATGTTCGAGATATTCTCGAAATCCCGCCACATATTGACCCTATTGCTCTAATATCTATTGGATACACGGATGATTATCCTAAAAAGCCTATCTTAGAATCAGCCAATTGGGAAAAAAGGCGATCTTTAGAAAACCTTATCTTCGAAAATAAATGGGGAAAGAATAATCACTAA
- a CDS encoding N-acetyltransferase: MEVYQAAIEDLEGVSNLFNLYRVFYQQPSDIEGAKTYIKNRMDNKDSVIFVVKEKNKYLGFTQLYPVFSSISMKRAWILNDLYVDSEARKQGIGELLLHKAKDYAIETGANSISLSTSPDNDSAQRLYEKNGYIRDSQFYYYELSLT; the protein is encoded by the coding sequence ATGGAAGTATATCAAGCTGCGATTGAAGATTTAGAAGGAGTATCAAATTTATTTAATTTGTATCGTGTCTTTTATCAGCAACCATCAGATATAGAAGGTGCTAAGACTTACATAAAAAATCGTATGGATAACAAGGATTCTGTAATTTTTGTTGTTAAAGAAAAAAATAAGTACCTGGGATTTACTCAACTATATCCTGTATTTTCATCAATATCTATGAAAAGAGCATGGATATTAAATGACTTGTATGTAGATTCAGAAGCCAGAAAACAAGGAATAGGAGAACTGCTCCTACATAAAGCAAAAGATTACGCAATTGAAACAGGAGCAAACAGTATTAGTCTGAGTACATCGCCGGATAATGATTCGGCTCAAAGACTTTATGAAAAAAATGGATACATACGTGATTCACAATTTTATTATTATGAATTAAGTTTGACTTAA
- a CDS encoding enoyl-CoA hydratase encodes MSLKAGDIISFERTFTKEDVEMFTKVSLDEGDHHMTPDEQGRLVIQGLLTATLPTKIGGENNVLARTMNFEFLRPVFTEDTIKCDVTVETYEKLENNRISFGASFLCANQEGKPVLKGSFAGVIL; translated from the coding sequence TTGAGTTTAAAAGCTGGGGATATCATTAGTTTTGAACGCACATTCACAAAAGAAGATGTTGAAATGTTTACAAAAGTATCCTTGGATGAGGGAGATCACCATATGACCCCTGATGAACAGGGGAGGCTTGTCATTCAAGGGCTGCTGACGGCTACGCTGCCAACAAAAATTGGCGGAGAGAATAATGTCCTGGCTCGCACGATGAATTTTGAGTTTTTGAGACCCGTTTTTACAGAAGATACCATCAAATGTGATGTAACGGTAGAGACGTATGAAAAGCTGGAGAATAATAGAATATCTTTTGGAGCTTCATTCCTTTGCGCTAATCAAGAGGGAAAACCAGTATTGAAAGGAAGCTTTGCGGGAGTCATATTATAA
- a CDS encoding MarR family winged helix-turn-helix transcriptional regulator — protein MKEILREIGMIARALDSISNLEFKEYDLTRGQYLYLVRICEKPGIIQEKVAEMIKVDRTTAARAIKKLEMNGFIEKKEDEHNKKIKRLFPTEKGKKVFPFIKRENDHSNAVALEGLSEGEIETIFDLLQKVRNNIEKDWEFVKKGNKRIY, from the coding sequence ATGAAGGAAATACTTCGTGAAATTGGAATGATAGCCAGGGCATTAGATTCTATTAGTAATCTAGAGTTCAAAGAATATGACCTTACCCGCGGTCAGTATTTGTATCTTGTACGAATTTGTGAAAAACCAGGAATCATTCAAGAAAAGGTAGCTGAGATGATAAAAGTAGATCGAACAACAGCAGCTCGCGCTATAAAAAAACTTGAAATGAATGGCTTTATTGAGAAGAAAGAGGACGAACATAACAAAAAAATAAAAAGGCTCTTTCCAACAGAGAAAGGGAAAAAGGTTTTTCCTTTTATTAAAAGAGAAAATGATCATTCCAATGCTGTTGCCTTAGAGGGTTTATCCGAAGGAGAAATAGAAACTATTTTCGATCTTCTTCAAAAAGTCAGAAATAATATAGAAAAAGACTGGGAATTTGTGAAAAAAGGAAACAAGAGAATTTATTGA